From the Thermanaerothrix sp. genome, the window CGAGGGCAGCGCGGACATGCTGATAGACGCCTGGTACACCAAGGAGAGGGAGAAGAAGTACCTTGTGAGCTCCCCCTACGCCAGAAGCCGCATAGTCTTCTTCAAGAGGAAGGACAGGCCCTTCCGGTATGGGGGCAAGGAGAGCCTAAAGGGTCTTAAGGTGGGCCTTATCAAGGGTTACTCATACGACGAGGAGTTCCTCTCCTGGGACAGCTACAAGAGGGATTACGACGTGAGTTTCGTATCCCTGGCGCTGAAGGTGGCGTCCCGGAGGCTGGACCTTGCGATCAACGACCAGCTGGTGGGGAAGCTTGAGATCTTGAAGCGGGAGCCCTGGCTTCTGAACGTCCTGGACGTGGCGGAGCCCCCCCTCAGGGAGGCCACCCTCCACGTGATGGTATCAAGGAAGGTGAAGGATGGGGAGGAGATACTTAAGGCCTTTGAGAGGGGCCTTAAGGAGATGAAGAAGAGCGGCCAGTACCGCCGGATACTGGCCGCTTACGGGGCGGAGGACGCCGCCGTTCCATAGGGCGCCGCCTTCGCCTTTTCCCTAAAGCCCCAGCTCCCTCATGGCGGTGTCCAGGTCCTTGTCCCCCCGGCCGGAGAGGTTTACCAATATCGCCTGGTCCCCCTTGAGCTCCTTGAGGAGCTCAAGGGCGTAGGCCACCGCGTGGGAGCTCTCCAGGGCGGGTATTATGCCCTCGGTCCTCGAAAGGGTGAGGAAGGCCTCCAGGGCCTCCCGGTCGGTGACGCCTTCGCACCGGATCCTGCCTACGTCCTTGAGGTGCGCCAGCTCCGGCCCCACCCCCGGGTAGTCCAGCCCGGAGGAGACGCTGTGCACCTCCGCTGGGTTGCCGTGGTCGTCGGTGAGCACGTAGGTCTTAAACCCGTGGATCACCGCCTGGCGGCCCTTGAGAAGCGACGCCGCGTGCTTG encodes:
- a CDS encoding transporter substrate-binding domain-containing protein produces the protein MVKQAFKAAVLASILLLCVLGPRGFCAPREVVATADPWPPYFDPRSQRLGVASEIVRGALRSQGYRVSFRVMPWEAAQKAVYEGSADMLIDAWYTKEREKKYLVSSPYARSRIVFFKRKDRPFRYGGKESLKGLKVGLIKGYSYDEEFLSWDSYKRDYDVSFVSLALKVASRRLDLAINDQLVGKLEILKREPWLLNVLDVAEPPLREATLHVMVSRKVKDGEEILKAFERGLKEMKKSGQYRRILAAYGAEDAAVP
- a CDS encoding pyridoxal-phosphate dependent enzyme, whose amino-acid sequence is VVSVSLGAGTLKEAVDAALDRYVSDRDAFYLLGSVVGPHPYPTMVRHFQSVIGEEAREQFLKAEGHLPSHAIACVGGGSNAMGLFSGFLDDPSVQLVAVEPAGLGLHTGKHAASLLKGRQAVIHGFKTYVLTDDHGNPAEVHSVSSGLDYPGVGPELAHLKDVGRIRCEGVTDREALEAFLTLSRTEGIIPALESSHAVAYALELLKELKGDQAILVNLSGRGDKDLDTAMRELGL